From the Candidatus Obscuribacterales bacterium genome, one window contains:
- a CDS encoding SufS family cysteine desulfurase, which yields MTLTQERTLAAKLRPDFPILHQQVHGHPLVYLDNAATSQKPIAVLDALQHYYQFDNSNVHRGVHTLSARATDAYEGARDKVAAFVNAAHREEIIYTRNASEAINLVAYAWGMTTLTTGDEIILSVMEHHSNLIPWQLVAQRTGAVLKFVELTETEEFDLDHYRSLISDKTKLVSVVHVSNTLGCINPVNEIVQIAHQHGARVLIDACQSVPHMAIDVQAMNCDWLVASGHKMCAPTGIGFLYGKRDLLRQMPPFLGGGEMIADVFLDHATYADVPHKFEAGTPAIAEAIALGAAVDYLTNIGMDAIHAYEQELTAYLFQQLATLPDVRIYGPQPQADGAGRAALAAFTTGAVHPHDLSTILDQAGIAIRAGHHCTQPLHRLVGAQSTARASLYFYNTRDEIDAFVAALKEAIAFFGEIFA from the coding sequence ATGACTCTTACCCAAGAACGCACCCTCGCTGCCAAGCTCCGTCCTGACTTCCCAATCCTGCACCAGCAGGTGCATGGTCATCCGTTGGTGTATCTTGATAATGCCGCAACCTCCCAGAAGCCGATTGCCGTACTGGACGCGTTGCAGCACTACTACCAGTTTGATAACTCCAATGTGCATCGGGGTGTGCATACCCTGAGTGCGCGAGCTACCGATGCCTATGAAGGAGCCCGCGATAAAGTAGCCGCGTTCGTGAATGCAGCCCATCGCGAGGAAATTATCTATACTCGCAATGCATCGGAAGCGATTAACTTGGTGGCCTATGCCTGGGGCATGACCACCCTGACGACAGGGGACGAAATTATTTTGTCGGTGATGGAACACCACAGTAATTTAATTCCTTGGCAACTGGTGGCCCAGCGCACGGGGGCTGTGCTGAAGTTTGTGGAACTGACGGAGACGGAGGAATTTGACCTTGACCACTACCGCAGCCTGATCTCCGATAAGACTAAGCTGGTGTCGGTGGTGCATGTGTCTAATACCCTGGGCTGTATCAATCCGGTCAACGAGATTGTTCAGATTGCCCACCAGCACGGTGCGCGGGTGTTGATCGATGCTTGTCAGAGTGTGCCTCACATGGCGATTGACGTGCAGGCAATGAACTGCGACTGGCTGGTGGCGTCGGGGCATAAAATGTGTGCGCCTACGGGCATTGGCTTCCTCTACGGTAAGCGTGACCTATTGCGCCAAATGCCGCCGTTCCTGGGGGGCGGAGAAATGATTGCCGATGTCTTCCTCGACCATGCCACCTATGCTGATGTGCCCCATAAGTTTGAAGCTGGGACGCCGGCCATTGCCGAAGCGATCGCCCTGGGAGCCGCGGTAGACTACCTGACCAATATCGGCATGGACGCCATTCATGCCTACGAACAAGAGCTGACAGCTTACCTGTTCCAACAGTTAGCAACCCTGCCCGACGTGCGCATCTATGGCCCCCAGCCCCAGGCCGATGGAGCAGGACGAGCCGCCCTAGCCGCCTTCACCACCGGGGCCGTCCATCCCCACGATCTGTCTACTATTTTGGATCAGGCCGGCATTGCCATCCGCGCTGGACATCACTGCACGCAGCCGCTGCATCGTCTGGTAGGCGCTCAGTCTACGGCACGGGCTAGCCTGTACTTCTACAACACCCGAGATGAAATTGATGCCTTTGTCGCGGCACTCAAGGAAGCGATCGCCTTCTTCGGCGAGATTTTTGCCTAG
- the arfB gene encoding alternative ribosome rescue aminoacyl-tRNA hydrolase ArfB: MLQITNRTAIPLSEIDLSAVRSQGAGGQNVNKVATAIHLRFDIQASSLSPLYKERLLNLNDKRITKDGLVIIKAQQHRTQEQNKDDALQRLQALIKSVTVTPKKRKPTKPSRNAKKKRLDSKTKRGQIKALRKKVDE; encoded by the coding sequence ATGTTGCAGATTACTAACCGCACCGCCATTCCCCTCAGCGAAATTGACCTCAGTGCGGTGCGGTCCCAAGGGGCAGGTGGGCAAAACGTCAACAAGGTTGCCACCGCTATTCACCTCCGTTTTGATATCCAGGCGTCGTCTCTATCGCCTCTGTATAAAGAACGATTGCTCAATCTAAACGACAAACGGATTACTAAAGATGGTCTAGTTATCATCAAAGCTCAGCAGCATCGTACTCAAGAGCAAAATAAGGATGATGCCCTACAGCGGCTCCAGGCGTTGATTAAAAGCGTGACGGTTACACCCAAGAAGCGCAAACCGACTAAACCGTCTCGTAATGCCAAGAAAAAGCGGCTAGACAGCAAGACAAAGCGCGGTCAGATCAAGGCACTGCGCAAGAAGGTTGACGAATAA
- the sufD gene encoding Fe-S cluster assembly protein SufD, with product MQTSTLTPPRIDRHAYLVQLLSQRLDVYETRLDGATVAWLKELRHQAVAQLQTASLPTQRDEDWRFTDLSSLLAVDFEAAQPNLEAIAPEVLTQYHVPEAIAQLVFVDGIYAPTLSTLGELPAAVTVGSLLEVAPRLGERLPTYLAQQTVGQDVFATLNTAGLNDAAIIWAGKNQAIAQPIHVLYLSSGDRPSFSQPRCLVVAEPNSALTLVETFACLDAGTYLSNSVTEIWVEENAEVNHVRLQQDSETAFHLSRTVVNQARSARYRVHDISLGAALSRRNLDVFHSGEQVETLMNGLTMIQGKQVADTHSLIDYAKPYGSSRQLHKCIVDDKAHTIFNGRVNVPQAAQLTDAAQLNRCLLLSPKARVDTKPQLEIVADNVKCTHGATVSQLEADEVFYLQSRGIDAESAQSLLIYAFAFEILGKIPVESVQKRLSQFVSAHAR from the coding sequence ATGCAGACGTCTACCCTTACGCCACCCCGCATCGATCGCCATGCCTATCTTGTGCAGTTGCTAAGTCAGCGGCTGGATGTGTATGAAACGCGGCTGGATGGAGCAACCGTGGCTTGGCTGAAGGAACTGCGCCACCAAGCTGTTGCCCAACTGCAAACGGCAAGCTTACCCACTCAGCGGGATGAAGATTGGCGCTTTACCGATCTATCATCGCTGTTGGCAGTGGATTTTGAAGCAGCTCAGCCCAATCTAGAGGCGATTGCCCCCGAAGTACTCACGCAGTATCACGTACCGGAAGCGATCGCTCAACTGGTGTTTGTCGATGGCATCTATGCACCTACTTTATCCACCCTAGGTGAGCTACCCGCTGCTGTGACCGTGGGGTCGCTGTTAGAGGTGGCTCCTCGCTTAGGCGAACGATTGCCGACCTATCTAGCCCAGCAAACGGTGGGTCAAGATGTTTTCGCGACCTTGAATACGGCTGGACTGAACGATGCAGCGATTATTTGGGCAGGTAAGAATCAAGCTATCGCTCAACCGATTCATGTTCTTTATCTCTCAAGTGGCGATCGCCCCAGCTTTTCTCAACCGCGCTGCTTAGTGGTAGCGGAGCCCAACAGCGCGCTCACTCTGGTGGAAACCTTTGCCTGCCTGGATGCGGGAACCTACCTCAGTAATTCCGTCACGGAAATTTGGGTGGAGGAGAATGCCGAGGTGAACCATGTGCGCCTGCAGCAGGACAGCGAGACGGCGTTTCATTTGAGCCGTACAGTGGTGAACCAAGCTCGGAGCGCTCGCTATCGAGTTCATGACATTAGCCTAGGAGCAGCTCTGTCGCGCCGCAACTTGGATGTATTCCACAGCGGCGAGCAAGTGGAAACCCTCATGAACGGGCTGACCATGATCCAAGGTAAGCAGGTGGCCGACACCCATAGTTTGATCGACTATGCCAAGCCCTACGGTAGCAGTCGTCAACTGCATAAATGCATCGTGGATGACAAAGCCCACACTATTTTCAACGGTAGAGTGAATGTACCCCAAGCAGCACAGTTGACCGATGCTGCTCAGCTAAACCGCTGTTTGCTGCTATCGCCCAAAGCACGGGTAGACACCAAACCCCAGCTTGAGATTGTGGCTGACAACGTTAAATGCACCCACGGAGCCACGGTTAGCCAGCTTGAAGCAGATGAAGTATTTTACCTGCAGAGCCGAGGCATTGATGCTGAAAGTGCTCAATCGTTGTTGATCTATGCTTTTGCCTTTGAGATTCTCGGTAAAATTCCTGTTGAATCGGTTCAGAAGCGTCTATCGCAGTTCGTTTCCGCCCACGCTCGTTAA
- a CDS encoding DUF72 domain-containing protein has translation MTDQAKTDQASSFYIGCAVWAYRDWVGDLFPLGSRTQDFLALYSRRLTAVEGNTTFYSTPDAATVQRWHDETPPGFQFCLKLPRTITHGGLLAPQLPAAIAFLDRMQLLGDRLGPCFAQLPPSYGSQYLSDLADFLQGWPRDRAPLCLEVRHMDWFRDPHTQQLNDLLRSHHVGRVLLDTRAIYDGDDDPQVHSERKKPPVPLQPVVTSDRVIIRYISHPDLDRNQDYLAEWVQHIGHWLQAGQQVYFFAHCPMEARSPRIAKIIQHGLERSGVTVPPLPWDHVQQAQQLSLF, from the coding sequence GTGACCGATCAGGCCAAGACCGATCAGGCAAGTTCCTTCTACATCGGCTGTGCCGTGTGGGCCTATCGCGACTGGGTGGGCGACCTGTTTCCCTTGGGTAGCCGTACCCAGGATTTTCTGGCGCTCTACAGTCGCCGCCTCACGGCCGTGGAAGGCAACACTACCTTCTATTCCACCCCTGATGCGGCTACGGTACAGCGCTGGCATGACGAAACGCCGCCGGGCTTTCAGTTTTGCCTGAAACTGCCGCGCACCATCACCCATGGGGGATTGCTCGCACCTCAGCTACCGGCCGCGATCGCCTTCCTAGACCGGATGCAGCTCCTCGGCGATCGCCTGGGCCCTTGCTTTGCCCAACTACCACCCAGCTACGGTTCCCAGTACCTCAGCGATCTAGCCGATTTTCTCCAGGGTTGGCCCCGCGATCGCGCTCCCCTTTGCCTAGAAGTACGGCATATGGACTGGTTTCGCGACCCCCATACTCAGCAGCTCAATGATCTGCTGCGATCGCATCACGTGGGACGCGTGCTGCTGGATACCCGCGCAATTTATGATGGCGACGATGATCCCCAGGTTCACTCCGAACGGAAAAAACCGCCGGTGCCGTTGCAGCCAGTGGTCACCAGCGATCGCGTCATCATCCGCTATATTAGCCATCCCGACCTTGATCGCAATCAGGACTACCTAGCAGAATGGGTACAGCACATCGGCCATTGGCTGCAGGCGGGTCAGCAGGTTTATTTCTTTGCCCACTGCCCCATGGAGGCGCGATCGCCCCGGATTGCTAAAATTATTCAGCATGGACTGGAAAGGTCTGGCGTAACAGTGCCGCCCCTACCCTGGGATCACGTTCAGCAGGCTCAGCAACTTAGCTTATTTTGA